Proteins from one Rosa chinensis cultivar Old Blush chromosome 7, RchiOBHm-V2, whole genome shotgun sequence genomic window:
- the LOC112176284 gene encoding mediator of RNA polymerase II transcription subunit 25 encodes MDPNFKPRRSPRIASRATVEQGGHEGAFGRFGEPSGPHTSVSVKRRPAPKGLKPLPASMQWKEDIYELAWEGTIFSKHQERLVLVSKAKAHKMKSAPESLTTGWPRLLKMGNVIPEATVGRSYEGQAHDLIFEITGDEKIYDLLNENELCIRFSLPTQSLIITPAEHNHFTGRVYAGGGPLVEQHLVAQYNQQRHQ; translated from the exons ATGGATCCTAATTTCAAACCAAGAAGAAGTCCAAGAATTGCATCAAGAGCTACTGTGGAACAAGGAGGACATGAAGGTGCTTTTGGTCGGTTTGGGGAACCATCTGGTCCACACACATCAGTATCTGTGAAAAGAAGACCTGCACCAAAAGGATTGAAGCCTCTTCCTGCTAGTATGCAATGGAAAGAAGACATATACGAGCTAGCATGGGAG GGTACGATCTTCTCCAAGCATCAAGAAAGGCTTGTTCTAGTCAGTAAGGCAAAG GCGCACAAGATGAAGTCTGCACCAGAGAG CCTTACTACTGGTTGGCCACGACTGCTGAAGATGGGTAATGTTATACCAGAAGCCACTGTTGGCAG GTCATATGAAGGACAAGCCCATGATTTGATCTTTGAGATTACGGGTGACGAGAAAATATATGACCTACTAAATGAGAACGAGCTG TGTATTAGATTCAGCCTGCCTACTCAGTCATTGATAATCACCCCTGCTGAACACAACCACTTCACTGGGAGAGTGTATGCAG GGGGAGGACCTCTAGTGGAGCAACATCTGGTTGCACAATACAATCAACAAAGGCATCAGTAG
- the LOC112176283 gene encoding uncharacterized protein LOC112176283, whose protein sequence is MMQRLVDNAIAVTKESVKTFTYESLNNIVRFINGVSALLLALLPGKANILEGIHGWELRPTFRGPRFPRWMENGVSSFNQFIHELPVDSDSEGSSVSIDYGEEYSDEDICPASPSSQSSRVSRSYSMPRQWTGWMCIRYIFYWILFPARFLLGLPGLLCRSSYNRATTPSSAPGSSQLSHRTSSLNRVQFLKDHIIQRTTDRRRGVIEDLHLAIEIFIEAVFDVVHKAAHFVLSPFDALRTLFGWFSSNNNRVQDTHGSASDASVPTATLGDDDPVPTERNTSFQALNTDARTCQDVITELGYPYEAIHVITSDGYVLLLERIPRRDSRKAVYLQHGILDSSMGWVSNGVVGSPAFAAYDQGYDVFLGNFRGLVSREHVDKSISSRQYWQYSINEHGTQDIPAMIEKIHQVKTAELKLSQPDIEEETNGDQPYKLCAICHSLGGAAILMYVVTQRIEEKPHRLSRLILLSPAGFHEDSTFMFSVVEYSFLLLAPLLQPLVPGIYIPTKFFRMLLNKLARDFHNYPAVGGLVQTLMSYFVGGDSSNWVGVLGLPHYNMNDMPGVSFQVALHLAQMKRAKRFRMFDYGRASANMEVYGSPEPLDLGEYYGLIDIPVDLVAGRKDKVIRPSMVRKHYKVMKNSGVNASYNEFEYAHLDFTFSHREELLAYVMSRLLLVEPPPKQSSPKGLKLKKKGQQVNS, encoded by the exons ATGATGCAGCGACTCGTCGACAACGCCATCGCTGTCACCAAAGA GTCAGTGAAGACGTTTACGTATGAATCGCTGAACAATATTGTGAGATTCATCAATGGAGTTTCGGCTCTGCTGTTGGCGTTATTGCCAGGTAAGGCTAATATCCTTGAAGGCATACATGGCTGGGAGCTCAGGCCTACCTTTCGTGGACCTCGGTTTCCTCGCTGGATGGAAAA TGGGGTGTCCTCTTTCAATCAATTCATACATGAGCTTCCTGTGGATTCTGATTCCGAGGGTTCGAGCGTGAGCATAGACTATGGGGAAGAATATAGTGATGAAGACATATGCCCTGCATCCCCATCTTCTCAAAGTTCAAGAGTCTCCAGGTCTTATAGTATGCCTAGGCAATGGACAGGATGGATGTGTATCAGATACATATTTTATTGGATTCTGTTTCCTGCAAGGTTCCTGCTTGGCCTTCCGGGGCTTCTTTGCCGTTCTTCTTATAATAGGGCCACGACACCCTCTTCTGCACCAGGAAGCAGTCAGCTTTCGCACAGGACTAGTTCTTTGAATAGAGTGCAGTTCCTCAAGGATCACATTATTCAGCGCACTACTGATAGGAGACGTGGAGTCATTGAG GATCTTCATCTGGCGATTGAGATATTCATAGAAGCTGTATTCGATGTTGTTCATAAAGCAGCTCATTTTGTTCTTTCCCCATTTGATGCTCTTCGAACACTATTTGGGTGGTTTTCATCAAACAACAACAGAGTTCAAGATACTCATGGTAGTGCTTCAGATGCTTCTGTTCCCACAGCTACGCTTGGAGATGATGATCCAGTTCCTACAGAAAGGAACACTTCATTTCAGGCGCTAAATACTGATGCTCGAACATGCCAGGATGTCATTACAGAGCTTGG GTATCCATACGAAGCTATTCATGTGATCACTAGTGATGGATATGTTCTTCTCTTGGAAAGAATCCCAAG ACGTGATTCACGAAAAGCTGTTTATCTACAACATGGAATTCTGGATTCATCTATGGG TTGGGTGTCCAATGGGGTTGTCGGTTCACCTGCATTTGCCGCCTATGATCAAG GATATGATGTCTTCCTCGGGAACTTTCGTGGCTTGGTTTCTAGGGAGCACGTTGACAAAAGCATTTCCTCACGACA GTACTGGCAGTACTCAATCAATGAGCATGGGACTCAGGATATTCCTGCAATGATAGAGAAGATCCACCAAGTTAAAACTGCAGAATTGAAGCTTAGTCAACCTGATATTGAGGAAGAAACCAATGGTGATCAACCTTATAAGCTTTGTGCAATTTGCCATAGCTTGGGAGGAGCAGCTATATTAATGTATGTTGTAACACAGAGGATAGAAGAGAAACCCCACAGACTCTCGAGATTGATTTTATTATCACCTGCTGGCTTCCATGAAGATTCTACCTTTATGTTTTCGGTCGTGGAATACTCCTTTCTTCTATTGGCTCCCCTTCTGCAACCCCTTGTTCCTGGCATCTATATACCAACCAAATTCTTTCGCATGCTTCTAAACAAGTTGGCACGGGACTTCCATAATTACCCTGCTGTTGGAGGATTGGTTCAGACACTGATGAGTTATTTTGTAGGTGGAGATAGCTCAAATTGGGTTGGTGTGTTGGGCCTACCACATTATAACATGAATGACATGCCGGGGGTATCGTTCCAAGTGGCTCTCCATCTTGCACAAATGAAGCGTGCAAAAAGGTTTAGGATGTTTGATTATGGGAGAGCTTCTGCTAATATGGAGGTTTATGGATCTCCAGAGCCATTAGACTTGGGAGAGTACTATGGGCTCATTGATATTCCGGTTGATCTGGTTGCTGGACGTAAGGACAAGGTAATTAGGCCATCAATGGTAAGGAAGCATTATAAGGTGATGAAGAATTCAGGTGTAAATGCATCATACAATGAGTTTGAGTATGCACATTTGGACTTCACATTTTCCCACCGTGAAGAACTCTTGGCATATGTCATGTCACGCCTCTTGCTTGTGGAGCCACCTCCAAAGCAGTCCAGCCCGAAGGGTCTAAAGCTAAAGAAGAAAGGACAGCAGGTTAATAGTTAA